From a single Flavobacterium sp. genomic region:
- a CDS encoding DUF3810 domain-containing protein has translation MKRKFILPLLLIIQIIVVKTIGLFPDFVETWYSKGFYPKLAFLSRKALGWLPFSLGDVIYFILILLLLRWIWKHRTGFFKEWKNNGLAILSWVSVFYFFFHILWGMNYYRIPLHEKLQIEKEYSAEQLKTFAEKMLLKTNELQLQITKNDSIAVVIPYSHDEIYNLALKGYENIPIDLQEFRYEVKSIKSSLFSYPLSYMGFGGYLNPFTNEAQVNYLKPKYTSPLTTCHEMAHQIGIGSESECNFIGFITAAKNDDLYFQYSAYSFALRYALNNLEALEEGSSKPFADKINKGVLKNFEENKIFWNQYKTPINSFFEYFYDNFLKANQQKDGMEGYSKFVGLAIGYENL, from the coding sequence GTGAAAAGAAAATTCATACTTCCTCTTCTTTTAATAATCCAAATCATCGTTGTAAAAACGATTGGTTTATTTCCTGATTTTGTAGAAACCTGGTACAGTAAAGGTTTTTATCCGAAATTGGCTTTCTTGTCAAGAAAAGCATTGGGTTGGTTACCATTTTCGCTTGGTGATGTGATTTATTTTATCCTGATTTTACTATTATTACGATGGATTTGGAAGCACCGAACTGGCTTTTTCAAAGAATGGAAAAATAACGGATTGGCTATATTGAGTTGGGTTTCTGTTTTTTACTTTTTCTTTCATATTCTTTGGGGAATGAACTACTACCGAATTCCGTTACATGAAAAACTACAGATTGAAAAAGAATATTCGGCAGAACAATTAAAAACGTTTGCAGAAAAAATGTTATTGAAAACCAATGAATTACAATTACAAATCACAAAAAATGATTCTATTGCGGTTGTGATTCCGTATTCGCATGACGAAATTTATAATTTGGCTTTGAAAGGCTATGAAAATATTCCAATTGATTTACAAGAATTCCGTTATGAAGTAAAAAGCATCAAATCATCGTTGTTTAGTTATCCTTTGAGTTATATGGGATTTGGTGGTTATTTGAATCCGTTTACCAATGAAGCGCAAGTGAATTATTTAAAACCTAAATACACTTCACCTTTAACCACTTGCCACGAAATGGCGCATCAAATAGGAATTGGAAGCGAAAGCGAATGTAATTTCATCGGATTTATAACGGCAGCTAAAAATGACGATTTGTATTTCCAATATTCAGCATACAGTTTTGCGTTGCGTTATGCGCTGAATAATTTAGAAGCTTTAGAAGAAGGAAGTTCGAAGCCTTTTGCAGATAAAATCAACAAAGGTGTTTTAAAAAACTTTGAAGAGAACAAAATCTTCTGGAATCAATACAAAACACCTATCAATAGCTTTTTTGAATATTTCTACGATAATTTCCTAAAAGCCAACCAACAAAAAGACGGGATGGAAGGTTATAGTAAGTTTGTAGGATTAGCGATTGGGTATGAAAACTTGTAA